A single region of the Pontimicrobium sp. SW4 genome encodes:
- a CDS encoding ABC transporter permease: MLKNYFKIAFRNLLKNKVYSFINISGLAIGMAATMMIGLWIMDELSYDNYFENKSNIAQVYESSSSNGNIETSPAIPRPLEFALRQDYNDNFKHIVMASWTQPRYLSFGETNINRSGNAMQEDGPEMLNLEIVEGIRDGLKEINAIMLSQSSAKALFGSETAIGKIVKVNNQDDLIVSGVYKDIPENNSFNDTDYLIPWKYYITTQQWIERAKTSWGNNSFQMFVQINENTTMEAITAKIIDVKKNASPGEAEFNPQVFLFPMKDWYLRGDFENGVQSGGRIENVWLFGIIGLFVLLLACINFVNLSTARSEKRATEVGIRKSIGSQRGQLIFQFLSESFLIVVLSFVFALGIVLLFLNGFNNLASKSIVFPWVNIMFWLISLVFIIITSFLAGSYPALYLSSFNPVTVLKGTFKAGRYSSLPRKVLVVTQFTVSIALIIGTLVVMNQIQHSKDRPVGYDKEGLIQIPVMSSQFIGKHETMRNQFIASGGAVKMTTMSGPMTSVWSNRSGYTWEGKTEGFQEDLAYTSVNYDFVETLGLKILEGRGFSREFATDSNAVILNETAVKYMNLTNPIGKFIKDSDIDDPSPEPPLRIVGVVEDMIIQSPYSPVKQAMYVFEKYGNIAYYNLRLNPAKGTSENLELIESTFKKNFPNTPFDFQFVDEEYGRKFRAEERIASLAKVFTGLAIFISCLGLFGLAAFVAEQRTKEIGVRKILGASVSQLWMILSKDFITLVVISLLIASPIAYYVMSQWLLKFSYRTDISLSVFLIASSGALIITLITVSFQSVKAATSNPVDSLRTE; the protein is encoded by the coding sequence ATGCTTAAAAATTATTTCAAAATAGCGTTTAGAAACTTGTTAAAGAACAAGGTGTATTCATTCATTAATATTTCTGGATTAGCCATTGGTATGGCTGCAACCATGATGATAGGATTGTGGATAATGGATGAGCTTAGTTACGATAATTACTTTGAAAATAAATCTAACATCGCTCAAGTATATGAGTCGTCGTCCAGTAATGGTAATATAGAAACTAGTCCAGCAATTCCAAGACCATTAGAATTTGCTTTACGACAAGATTATAATGACAATTTTAAGCATATTGTTATGGCGTCTTGGACGCAACCTAGATATCTAAGTTTTGGCGAAACCAATATAAACAGATCAGGGAACGCCATGCAAGAAGACGGTCCAGAAATGTTGAACTTAGAAATTGTTGAAGGGATAAGAGATGGGTTAAAAGAAATAAATGCCATTATGCTTTCTCAATCTTCTGCAAAGGCATTATTTGGTTCAGAAACTGCTATTGGTAAAATCGTAAAAGTTAATAATCAAGACGACTTAATTGTCTCTGGAGTTTATAAGGATATACCTGAGAATAATTCGTTTAATGACACGGATTATTTAATCCCATGGAAGTATTATATAACTACTCAACAATGGATAGAAAGAGCTAAAACATCTTGGGGCAATAATTCGTTTCAAATGTTTGTGCAAATTAATGAGAACACAACAATGGAAGCCATTACAGCTAAAATTATTGATGTTAAGAAAAACGCATCACCAGGTGAAGCGGAATTTAATCCTCAAGTTTTCTTATTCCCAATGAAAGACTGGTATTTAAGAGGCGATTTTGAAAACGGTGTTCAGTCTGGTGGGCGCATTGAAAATGTATGGTTATTTGGTATTATTGGTTTGTTTGTACTGTTATTAGCGTGTATTAATTTTGTTAATTTAAGTACAGCACGTTCTGAAAAAAGAGCAACCGAAGTAGGCATACGAAAATCTATAGGATCGCAAAGAGGTCAGCTAATATTTCAGTTTTTAAGCGAATCGTTTTTAATTGTTGTTTTATCATTTGTATTTGCTCTTGGTATTGTACTATTGTTTTTAAATGGCTTTAATAACTTAGCTAGTAAGTCGATTGTTTTTCCATGGGTGAATATTATGTTCTGGCTAATCTCACTTGTTTTTATAATAATTACCTCATTTTTAGCAGGGAGTTATCCAGCATTATATTTATCTTCCTTTAATCCAGTTACCGTTTTAAAAGGAACTTTTAAAGCGGGACGTTATTCGTCGTTACCAAGAAAAGTGCTTGTTGTAACTCAATTTACCGTTTCTATTGCACTAATTATTGGAACCTTAGTAGTCATGAATCAAATTCAACATAGTAAAGATAGACCTGTTGGATATGATAAGGAAGGCTTGATTCAAATCCCAGTGATGAGTTCACAGTTTATAGGGAAGCACGAAACAATGCGGAATCAGTTTATTGCTTCAGGTGGAGCCGTAAAAATGACCACAATGAGTGGTCCAATGACCAGTGTTTGGTCTAATCGAAGTGGCTATACATGGGAAGGTAAAACCGAAGGCTTTCAAGAGGATTTAGCATATACGTCGGTTAATTATGATTTTGTTGAAACCTTAGGTTTAAAGATCCTTGAAGGACGAGGGTTTTCACGAGAATTTGCTACAGATTCTAATGCTGTAATTCTTAATGAAACAGCTGTGAAGTATATGAATTTAACAAATCCAATAGGTAAGTTCATTAAAGATTCAGACATAGATGATCCTAGTCCAGAGCCACCGTTAAGAATTGTTGGTGTTGTTGAAGATATGATAATTCAATCGCCTTATAGTCCAGTAAAACAGGCCATGTATGTTTTTGAAAAATATGGAAATATAGCTTACTATAATTTGAGATTAAATCCAGCAAAAGGAACTAGTGAAAACTTAGAATTAATAGAAAGTACCTTTAAAAAGAACTTTCCTAATACACCTTTTGATTTTCAATTTGTAGACGAAGAATACGGCAGGAAATTTAGAGCTGAAGAACGTATTGCGAGCTTAGCTAAAGTATTTACAGGATTAGCCATATTTATTAGCTGTTTAGGTTTATTCGGATTAGCCGCTTTTGTAGCAGAGCAACGTACAAAAGAAATTGGCGTTCGCAAAATTTTAGGAGCTTCTGTTAGTCAATTATGGATGATTCTTTCAAAGGATTTTATAACACTTGTTGTTATATCGCTTTTAATTGCTTCGCCTATTGCCTATTACGTTATGAGTCAATGGTTGCTCAAGTTTAGTTATCGAACAGATATTTCATTGAGTGTATTCTTAATCGCTAGTTCAGGAGCACTTATAATAACACTTATAACGGTAAGCTTTCAATCTGTTAAAGCAGCAACATCAAACCCAGTAGATTCATTAAGAACAGAGTAA
- a CDS encoding ABC transporter permease, protein MVRNYFKIAWRNLLKNKGFTVINIIGLSLGIACFIVIAMFVTDELSYDRFHEKANRTYRINSDILFGGTDLSMAVSADPMGEALKNDYPEVEQYARLYASNGSKLVKKGSEFINENAVTHADSTLFDVFTLPAIVGNTKTALNEPNTVVITKSAAKRYFGTPESAIGQMLETDDNGSTLYNVTGVIEDIPKNSHFNFDFFFSMANINYDFGNYLSHNFHTYVVLKEGTDYKVFNNNFNEVIDKYILPQASQFMQINSMEEFEKAGNHLEYSLFPIIDIHLRSSRGIELSANSNIQYVYIFSAVALFILILACINFMNLTTARSSGRAKEVGIRKVLGTEKKSLIWQFLTESTLISILALVVGLLFVWLSLGWFNDISGKEMIMSSLFTPQFLSFILILPLIIGALAGIYPAFFMSSFKPITVLKGKLSTGHKKNTLRNFLVVFQFATSVILIIGTVVIYKQLQHIQTAKIGFDKDQVMIVSNSGMPSETRQSLKNEIEQLTEIESASFAGFLPVSGSSRSDTTFSTETVMTSSNAFNMQYWRIDYDYLKTMNMELVEGRNFSPSFGSDSTAMIINETAAKLAGFDNPIGKKLYTTDGDNSQLVYTIVGVVKNFNYQSLRENVGALSFRLGNNSWETAYKFNTTDVANLVNVISNKYKAVSPGMPFEYRFMDESFDNMYRQERRVGKVAVTFAILAIIIACLGLFGLATYIAEQRTKEIGVRKVLGASVSNIVRMLSIDFIKLVLIAFLIAAPIAWWFMNKWLQDFAYRIDLNWWIFAITGFVALLIALITLSFQAIRAAIANPVKSLKTE, encoded by the coding sequence ATGGTACGTAATTATTTTAAAATAGCATGGAGAAACCTTCTAAAGAACAAGGGGTTTACTGTTATTAATATTATAGGTTTATCATTGGGTATTGCATGTTTTATAGTTATTGCAATGTTCGTAACCGACGAATTAAGTTACGATCGTTTTCATGAAAAGGCAAATCGTACTTATAGAATTAATTCTGACATACTTTTTGGTGGGACAGATCTGAGTATGGCAGTCAGTGCTGACCCTATGGGAGAAGCTTTAAAAAATGACTACCCTGAAGTAGAACAATATGCCAGGTTATATGCTTCAAACGGTTCTAAATTAGTAAAAAAAGGAAGTGAATTTATTAATGAAAATGCTGTCACTCATGCTGACTCAACATTATTTGATGTTTTTACATTACCTGCAATAGTTGGAAATACCAAAACAGCACTTAATGAGCCAAATACAGTTGTTATTACAAAATCGGCAGCTAAGCGTTATTTTGGAACTCCAGAAAGCGCTATTGGGCAAATGCTAGAAACAGACGATAACGGAAGTACGCTTTACAATGTTACTGGAGTAATTGAAGATATACCTAAAAATTCTCACTTTAATTTTGACTTCTTTTTTTCAATGGCAAATATCAATTATGATTTTGGAAATTATTTAAGTCATAACTTTCATACGTATGTAGTATTAAAGGAAGGTACAGATTACAAAGTATTTAATAATAACTTTAATGAAGTCATTGATAAATACATACTTCCGCAAGCTTCTCAATTTATGCAAATTAATAGTATGGAAGAGTTTGAGAAAGCAGGAAATCATCTTGAATATTCATTATTCCCAATTATAGATATACATTTACGCTCTTCTCGCGGAATTGAGTTAAGTGCGAATAGCAATATACAATATGTGTATATTTTTTCAGCTGTAGCATTGTTCATTTTAATACTTGCTTGCATTAATTTTATGAATTTAACTACTGCACGTTCTTCTGGTCGAGCAAAAGAAGTTGGAATTAGAAAAGTATTAGGAACAGAAAAAAAGTCATTAATATGGCAATTTTTAACAGAATCTACACTTATATCAATTTTGGCGTTGGTAGTAGGATTGTTGTTTGTTTGGTTATCTCTTGGCTGGTTTAATGATATTTCTGGAAAAGAAATGATAATGAGCTCATTGTTTACTCCGCAATTCTTGTCGTTTATATTAATCCTTCCTCTTATTATTGGTGCTTTAGCAGGAATTTATCCAGCTTTTTTTATGTCATCATTTAAACCAATAACTGTATTAAAGGGTAAATTATCAACTGGACATAAAAAGAATACACTGAGAAACTTTTTAGTTGTATTTCAATTTGCAACTTCTGTGATATTAATTATTGGAACAGTTGTAATTTATAAACAGCTACAACATATTCAAACTGCAAAAATAGGTTTTGATAAAGATCAAGTTATGATTGTAAGTAATTCTGGAATGCCAAGTGAAACTAGGCAGTCTTTAAAAAATGAGATTGAGCAACTAACAGAAATTGAATCTGCTTCATTTGCAGGTTTTTTACCTGTATCGGGATCTTCAAGAAGTGACACCACTTTTTCCACTGAAACTGTAATGACGTCGTCCAACGCATTTAATATGCAATATTGGCGAATTGATTACGATTATTTAAAAACAATGAATATGGAATTAGTTGAAGGGCGAAATTTTTCTCCTTCCTTTGGTTCTGATTCAACTGCAATGATTATTAATGAAACTGCTGCAAAACTAGCTGGATTTGATAATCCAATTGGAAAAAAATTATATACAACAGATGGAGACAATAGTCAATTAGTATATACTATTGTTGGTGTTGTTAAAAATTTTAATTATCAATCTCTAAGGGAAAATGTTGGAGCATTGAGTTTTAGATTAGGAAATAATAGCTGGGAAACTGCTTATAAATTTAATACTACTGATGTTGCTAATTTAGTTAATGTTATTAGCAATAAATATAAAGCTGTATCTCCAGGAATGCCTTTTGAGTATAGATTCATGGATGAGTCATTTGATAATATGTATCGTCAAGAAAGACGTGTAGGTAAGGTTGCAGTTACATTTGCAATTTTAGCAATTATTATTGCGTGTTTAGGGTTATTCGGATTGGCAACATATATAGCAGAACAGAGAACTAAAGAGATTGGAGTTAGAAAGGTACTTGGAGCATCTGTTTCAAATATTGTGAGGATGCTTTCAATAGATTTTATAAAGTTAGTGCTTATAGCTTTTCTAATTGCAGCACCAATTGCATGGTGGTTTATGAATAAATGGTTACAAGATTTTGCCTATAGAATAGACCTTAATTGGTGGATTTTTGCAATAACCGGATTTGTAGCATTATTAATAGCATTAATAACATTGAGTTTTCAAGCTATTAGAGCAGCGATAGCCAATCCAGTAAAGAGTTTGAAAACGGAATAA
- a CDS encoding ABC transporter permease, translating into MIFNYIKIAVRSLLKNKGYSFLNIFGLAIGITCASLIFLWVEDEVSYNNAFEKQDQVYIIPTNQSYEGEWRTFYSTPGPLAQAMKDEIPGIVRATRSSSEERMFTVGDNVINRRGRYADADFLEIFSLKFIEGNAKDAFSNPEAIVLTRKTAEDLYGKNVKVLGRVLRVNNTDNYVITGVVENLQENVSFPFSWVAPFERYRDGAEWMTEYGSFFSDTFVELSPEADFDTVDAQVRQILQEKTEESDSYAFLHTIKDWHLRSKFEGGEKVGGRITYVRLFSIIALIILLIACINFMNLSTARSEKRANEVGVRKAMGSGRSRLIIQFVSEALILSFIATLFSVFLLLILLPQFNLLIEKDLALGLSNPIHILVLLGITLVCGVFAGLYPAFYLSSFKPVEVLKGIKATHGSATFIRKGLVVGQFTISIVFIISTILVYQQIQHVKNRDLGYDKDQLISMNVNGTMIEKFSVIRQDLINTGAVKDATLSNSQLLQGGNNGSGLEWTGGTNTEDVLISFRYVSSDFLNTTGMELVEGRGFNKNVDADSTNVMITESFAKLMGEGSAIGKQVTRGDTYTVVGVVKDYLYGDMYGASDPVLFFNYHNYARYFYIKANSDIAAGEMLSKVEAVLKKHNPAFPFEYTFVDERFNAKFKSEQLVGQLSQIFALLAIFISCLGLFGLAAYTAEQRSKEIGVRKVLGASVSTIVKLLSKDFLKLVFVSILIAVPIAWLTMSNWLQDYAYRIEINWLIFVIAGIMAVLIALVTVSFQAIKAALANPVDSLKTE; encoded by the coding sequence ATGATATTTAATTATATAAAAATTGCAGTTAGAAGCCTACTAAAAAACAAAGGCTACAGTTTCTTAAATATTTTTGGACTCGCCATTGGTATTACCTGCGCAAGTTTAATCTTTCTTTGGGTTGAAGATGAAGTGAGCTATAATAATGCATTTGAAAAACAAGATCAAGTATATATCATTCCTACCAATCAAAGTTATGAGGGGGAATGGCGTACATTTTATTCCACCCCTGGACCACTTGCGCAAGCCATGAAGGATGAAATTCCAGGAATAGTAAGAGCAACACGTTCAAGCAGTGAAGAACGTATGTTTACAGTTGGGGACAATGTTATAAATAGAAGAGGGAGATATGCAGATGCCGATTTTTTAGAAATATTTAGCCTGAAGTTTATTGAAGGAAATGCCAAAGATGCTTTTTCTAATCCAGAAGCAATAGTACTTACAAGAAAGACTGCAGAGGATCTTTATGGTAAAAATGTAAAAGTATTAGGGAGAGTTTTAAGAGTTAATAATACTGACAATTATGTAATTACTGGTGTTGTAGAAAATCTTCAAGAGAATGTATCTTTTCCCTTTAGTTGGGTGGCTCCGTTTGAGCGTTATAGAGATGGAGCAGAATGGATGACTGAATATGGGAGCTTCTTTTCAGATACTTTTGTTGAATTGTCGCCTGAAGCTGATTTTGATACTGTTGATGCACAGGTTCGTCAAATTCTTCAAGAGAAAACCGAAGAGAGTGATTCGTATGCTTTTTTGCACACCATCAAAGATTGGCATTTGAGATCTAAGTTTGAAGGTGGTGAAAAAGTTGGTGGCCGAATAACTTATGTGCGGTTATTTTCCATAATTGCTTTAATTATATTACTTATAGCTTGTATAAATTTCATGAATCTATCAACAGCTCGTAGTGAAAAACGTGCGAACGAAGTTGGTGTTCGTAAAGCAATGGGTTCAGGACGTTCACGATTAATTATTCAGTTTGTTTCTGAAGCATTGATACTATCTTTTATAGCCACGTTATTTAGTGTATTCTTACTATTAATACTATTGCCTCAATTTAATCTATTAATAGAAAAAGATTTAGCATTAGGATTATCTAACCCAATACATATACTAGTTCTATTAGGAATTACACTGGTTTGTGGTGTTTTTGCAGGCTTATATCCAGCATTTTATTTATCATCCTTTAAGCCTGTTGAAGTTTTAAAAGGCATTAAAGCAACTCATGGTTCGGCAACATTTATACGCAAAGGATTAGTTGTAGGGCAGTTTACAATATCTATTGTATTTATTATAAGTACCATTTTAGTATATCAACAAATTCAACATGTTAAGAATAGAGATTTAGGCTATGATAAAGACCAATTGATCTCAATGAATGTTAATGGAACCATGATTGAGAAGTTTTCGGTCATAAGGCAAGATTTGATAAACACAGGAGCTGTTAAAGATGCTACATTGAGTAATTCTCAATTATTACAAGGTGGAAATAATGGATCAGGTTTAGAATGGACAGGCGGAACCAATACAGAAGACGTGTTAATTTCTTTTAGGTATGTAAGCTCAGATTTTTTGAATACTACAGGAATGGAATTAGTTGAAGGTAGAGGGTTTAATAAAAATGTTGATGCTGATAGTACGAATGTGATGATTACTGAATCTTTTGCAAAATTAATGGGAGAAGGGAGTGCTATAGGAAAACAAGTTACAAGAGGAGATACCTATACAGTAGTTGGTGTTGTAAAAGATTATTTATATGGAGATATGTATGGCGCTAGTGATCCAGTATTATTTTTTAACTATCATAATTACGCACGATATTTTTATATAAAAGCGAATTCAGACATAGCAGCAGGAGAGATGCTTTCTAAAGTTGAAGCAGTATTAAAAAAGCACAACCCAGCTTTTCCTTTTGAGTATACTTTTGTAGACGAAAGGTTTAATGCGAAGTTTAAAAGTGAACAACTTGTTGGTCAGCTTTCACAAATATTTGCATTGTTAGCAATATTTATTTCATGCTTAGGGCTTTTTGGTTTGGCAGCTTATACAGCAGAACAACGAAGTAAAGAAATTGGAGTTCGAAAAGTGTTAGGAGCTAGTGTATCTACTATTGTTAAGTTATTATCTAAAGATTTTTTAAAGCTAGTTTTTGTTTCAATTTTAATTGCAGTTCCAATCGCATGGTTAACTATGAGCAATTGGCTTCAAGATTATGCGTATCGTATAGAAATTAATTGGTTGATTTTTGTTATTGCAGGAATAATGGCTGTACTTATCGCATTAGTTACTGTGAGTTTTCAAGCAATAAAGGCAGCTTTAGCAAATCCAGTAGATAGTTTGAAAACGGAATAA
- a CDS encoding FtsX-like permease family protein, which yields MFRNYFKIAWRNLWRHKLFSSINIISLAIGFSASFVIGLMVYYDLTFDKFHPDSELIYRVTTSHISNESESSNPGIPIPYIVEAKKNISGIEIASGIHVAYLQKVEEEINNKIFRNPKYVVFTDPEYFKIFSYNWLAGTPETALNAPNQLVLTKNRAEKYFPTLTLNEIIGKTLVYNDSIQTTIKGIVANFEQRTDLIFEEFLSIETSKKTNQGSNFLNPQWDSTNSGDQLFIKVSNPLVTQSIKEQMDVLAVEHRSDWEIKYNQKQSFNLQKISDLHFNGDVGIFNFSEEPADKSVMIGLGLIALFLLLLGVINFINLNTAQASQRAKEIGIRKTLGSSKKQLVFQFMGETFLLTLASAIISVAMAYWLLQVFSDFTPNGLSFSLFKDPLIIGFAVVLIILVTIFSGIYPALVLTQYKPISVLKNQVVSKTGKPALRRFLTVFQFSIAQVFIISTILVAKQIHFMMNKDMGFKTDAIANVQTPWYNNTEEKQVRFEQELKKYPEITKLARGGRTPASFGTSTTSVTYINDEGIEIQTPLQMIRGTKDYIDLYDIELLAGRTTLNDTIKELVINETYLNILGFKDPQDVIGKQVKRSDELYPIVGVVKDFNQRSLKEPINPLALVGNWDGAFFGVMHFTLATNEEISMAATIAKIETSFKSIYPEDDFQVNFMDDTVERFYNKEQSLSKLLNWAMGLSVLISCLGLLGLVIYTTERRIKEIGIRKVLGATLSQLNVLLCKEFLVLVGIAFLIATPIAYYGLTKWLNDFSFKTNLSWWIFVLSGLGMVIIALAIMSARTVSTALKNPVHSLKTE from the coding sequence ATGTTTAGAAATTATTTTAAAATAGCTTGGAGAAACCTTTGGAGGCATAAACTTTTTTCGTCTATCAATATAATTAGTTTAGCAATTGGCTTTAGCGCTTCATTTGTAATTGGATTAATGGTTTATTATGACTTAACATTCGATAAGTTTCATCCCGATAGTGAGCTTATTTATAGAGTAACCACTAGTCATATTTCTAATGAATCAGAAAGTAGTAATCCAGGGATTCCTATACCTTATATAGTTGAGGCTAAAAAAAATATAAGTGGTATAGAAATAGCAAGTGGAATTCACGTTGCATATCTTCAAAAGGTTGAAGAAGAAATCAATAATAAAATATTTAGGAATCCAAAATATGTTGTTTTTACAGACCCAGAGTACTTCAAAATATTTAGCTATAATTGGCTAGCTGGCACTCCTGAAACGGCTTTGAATGCTCCAAATCAATTAGTATTAACAAAAAATAGAGCTGAAAAATATTTCCCAACACTAACGCTAAACGAAATTATAGGAAAGACCTTGGTCTATAATGATTCAATACAAACCACTATTAAAGGAATTGTTGCAAATTTTGAACAACGCACCGATTTAATTTTCGAAGAGTTTCTATCAATTGAAACGTCAAAAAAAACAAATCAAGGAAGCAATTTTTTAAACCCTCAATGGGATAGTACAAACTCTGGAGATCAATTATTTATTAAAGTATCTAATCCTTTAGTGACACAATCAATCAAAGAACAAATGGATGTTTTGGCTGTTGAGCACAGATCGGATTGGGAAATAAAATACAATCAGAAGCAAAGTTTTAATCTTCAAAAAATTAGTGACTTGCATTTTAATGGTGATGTGGGGATTTTTAATTTTAGTGAAGAGCCAGCAGATAAATCGGTTATGATTGGGCTTGGTTTAATTGCATTGTTTTTGCTTTTATTAGGCGTCATTAACTTTATAAATCTTAATACTGCGCAAGCTAGCCAGAGAGCTAAAGAAATAGGCATTCGTAAAACACTTGGGAGTTCTAAAAAGCAACTTGTTTTTCAATTCATGGGAGAAACTTTTTTACTAACACTTGCTTCTGCAATTATTTCTGTAGCGATGGCATATTGGTTGCTTCAGGTATTCTCAGATTTTACTCCAAACGGATTAAGTTTTTCGCTTTTTAAAGATCCTCTAATTATTGGGTTTGCTGTTGTGTTAATCATTTTAGTCACTATTTTTTCAGGGATTTATCCAGCTTTAGTATTAACACAGTATAAACCAATTTCGGTACTTAAAAACCAAGTTGTTAGTAAAACTGGGAAGCCTGCGTTACGACGCTTTCTAACAGTATTTCAATTTTCAATAGCCCAAGTATTTATTATTTCAACAATTTTGGTAGCCAAACAGATTCATTTTATGATGAATAAGGATATGGGTTTTAAAACTGATGCTATTGCTAATGTCCAAACACCATGGTATAATAACACTGAAGAAAAGCAAGTGAGATTTGAACAAGAACTTAAAAAATATCCAGAAATAACAAAACTTGCTAGAGGAGGTCGTACACCTGCATCATTTGGTACTAGTACTACTTCTGTGACTTACATCAATGATGAAGGTATTGAGATTCAAACACCATTGCAGATGATAAGAGGAACTAAAGATTATATTGATCTTTATGATATTGAGCTATTGGCAGGTAGAACCACATTAAATGATACAATTAAAGAACTTGTTATTAATGAAACTTACCTTAATATTTTAGGGTTTAAAGACCCTCAAGATGTTATTGGAAAACAAGTTAAAAGGAGTGATGAATTGTATCCAATCGTTGGCGTCGTAAAAGACTTTAATCAACGGTCTTTAAAAGAGCCTATTAATCCACTTGCTTTAGTTGGAAATTGGGACGGAGCATTTTTTGGAGTGATGCATTTTACTTTAGCAACTAATGAAGAAATTAGTATGGCAGCAACAATTGCTAAAATCGAAACTTCATTTAAATCAATTTATCCTGAGGATGATTTTCAAGTAAATTTTATGGATGATACTGTTGAAAGATTTTACAATAAAGAGCAAAGTTTATCTAAGTTACTTAATTGGGCAATGGGATTATCAGTGTTAATTAGTTGCTTAGGCTTATTAGGTCTAGTAATTTATACAACAGAACGTAGAATTAAGGAAATAGGAATTCGTAAAGTATTAGGAGCTACGTTGTCTCAACTTAATGTATTACTATGTAAAGAGTTTTTAGTATTAGTAGGGATTGCTTTTTTAATTGCAACTCCAATAGCATACTATGGATTAACCAAATGGTTAAATGACTTTTCGTTTAAAACTAATTTAAGCTGGTGGATTTTTGTTTTAAGTGGTTTAGGAATGGTAATTATTGCTCTAGCAATAATGAGTGCTAGAACAGTATCAACTGCTTTAAAAAACCCAGTTCATAGTTTAAAGACAGAATAA
- a CDS encoding head GIN domain-containing protein gives MKHSKYLTIITLVFISQALLSQTKKTVASFDKVIISPHIETTFVQGDEESVTILDSTEPENKINIEVKGETLRVYLDDANETTKSKKIVKDGIKMKVPIYKGKVLTILVTYKHINELSLRGEQRTECKDLIDVEKFKLKIYGESQVVLSEVNLKELDVDIYGESELTIEKGTINHQKITAYGEGEINLIEVDNKTSKLKAFGEAEFIINASEHIRFTAYGEAKLRYKGNANVDKGLSFGDSEVERIN, from the coding sequence ATGAAACATTCAAAGTACTTAACAATAATTACTTTGGTTTTTATAAGTCAAGCATTGTTATCACAAACAAAAAAGACTGTTGCGTCTTTTGATAAAGTGATTATTAGTCCACATATTGAAACCACATTTGTACAAGGAGATGAAGAGTCTGTAACTATTCTTGATAGCACAGAACCAGAGAATAAAATAAATATAGAAGTAAAGGGAGAAACACTTCGAGTTTACTTAGATGATGCTAATGAAACTACTAAGAGTAAAAAAATAGTAAAGGATGGTATAAAAATGAAAGTGCCTATATATAAGGGCAAAGTGCTAACTATTCTTGTTACCTATAAACATATTAATGAACTTTCATTGAGGGGAGAACAAAGAACAGAATGTAAAGATTTAATTGATGTTGAAAAGTTTAAGCTTAAAATTTATGGCGAATCTCAAGTGGTGCTTAGTGAAGTTAATTTAAAAGAATTAGATGTAGATATCTATGGAGAAAGTGAATTAACAATTGAAAAAGGAACTATTAATCATCAAAAAATAACAGCATACGGCGAAGGTGAAATTAACCTCATTGAGGTTGATAATAAAACATCAAAACTTAAGGCGTTTGGCGAAGCGGAGTTTATTATTAATGCTTCAGAGCATATTAGATTTACAGCCTATGGAGAAGCAAAATTACGTTATAAAGGCAATGCTAATGTTGATAAAGGACTAAGCTTTGGAGATTCAGAAGTTGAACGCATTAATTAA
- a CDS encoding ABC transporter ATP-binding protein produces MTNTLLHISEASKTVNSGSNKVTLLDNINLKVNEGEFISLMGPSGSGKSTLLNCIGMLDSFTGGGYTFLGEPVHRLKERDRSKLYKEYIGFVFQAYHLIDELTVLENIETPLLYKSIKSSERKALVADMLDRFNIVGKKDLFPSQLSGGQQQLVGIARALISKPKLILADEPTGNLNSKQGEEIMELFSELNKEGVTIIQATHSENNASFGSRIINLLDGKIVS; encoded by the coding sequence ATGACAAATACATTATTACATATAAGTGAAGCATCAAAAACGGTTAATTCTGGAAGTAATAAAGTGACTTTACTCGATAATATTAATCTAAAGGTTAATGAAGGAGAATTTATATCACTAATGGGGCCATCTGGTTCTGGTAAATCAACATTACTAAATTGTATTGGAATGTTAGATAGTTTTACAGGAGGGGGTTATACTTTTCTTGGAGAACCTGTGCACAGATTGAAGGAAAGAGACAGATCTAAGCTTTATAAAGAATATATCGGTTTTGTGTTTCAAGCCTATCATTTAATTGATGAGTTAACTGTTTTAGAAAATATTGAAACACCATTATTGTACAAAAGTATAAAATCATCTGAGCGTAAGGCACTTGTGGCAGATATGCTAGATCGTTTTAATATTGTTGGTAAAAAAGATTTGTTTCCATCACAATTAAGTGGTGGTCAACAACAACTTGTAGGAATTGCCAGAGCTTTAATTTCTAAGCCTAAATTAATATTAGCTGATGAGCCAACTGGGAATTTAAATTCGAAACAAGGTGAAGAAATTATGGAGTTATTTTCAGAATTAAACAAAGAAGGAGTTACCATAATACAAGCTACACATTCAGAAAATAATGCGTCTTTTGGCTCTCGAATTATTAATCTTTTGGACGGTAAAATTGTTTCTTAA